From Arcticibacter tournemirensis, one genomic window encodes:
- a CDS encoding CHASE3 domain-containing protein codes for MGFNRKYKQNLVIGSVISLSIIFITASASWIAIEALLNSQESVDHTHEVLFGLEKMISRTKDAETGQRGYLLTGNATFLEPYEGAQDEVWESYDRINSLLADNPVQQQSMKQLSHVIKTRFNLLEKSVERKRSGIAIDRRDVQKGQGYMTEFRSIINKMESRERELMKTRTERLSMFSAFTPWLVIFASIAAIIITVVFYYRLTADYKQKLLMEAQLLEKERQISKKINEVQKFAEEVAKGNYKMRINRSDLD; via the coding sequence ATGGGCTTTAATCGAAAGTATAAACAAAACCTTGTCATCGGGTCAGTAATATCCCTGAGTATAATTTTTATAACAGCTTCGGCATCGTGGATTGCCATAGAGGCGCTTTTGAATAGTCAGGAATCGGTTGATCACACTCATGAAGTTTTATTTGGGCTAGAGAAGATGATTTCGAGGACTAAAGATGCAGAAACTGGTCAGAGAGGTTATCTGTTAACAGGTAATGCCACTTTTCTTGAGCCATATGAAGGAGCCCAGGACGAGGTGTGGGAATCATATGATCGTATTAATAGTCTACTGGCGGACAATCCTGTGCAACAGCAAAGCATGAAACAACTTTCGCATGTTATAAAGACCCGGTTTAATTTGTTGGAAAAAAGTGTTGAAAGAAAGCGATCAGGCATAGCTATTGACAGGAGAGATGTACAAAAGGGGCAAGGTTATATGACTGAGTTCAGAAGCATTATCAATAAAATGGAGAGCCGGGAAAGAGAACTAATGAAAACAAGAACTGAGCGGCTAAGCATGTTTTCTGCATTTACTCCATGGCTGGTCATTTTTGCTTCTATAGCGGCAATTATAATTACTGTTGTATTTTATTACCGGTTGACAGCCGATTATAAACAGAAGCTTTTAATGGAGGCCCAGCTTCTCGAAAAAGAGAGGCAAATTTCAAAAAAGATAAATGAAGTACAAAAATTCGCAGAAGAAGTGGCGAAGGGAAATTATAAAATGAGAATTAACCGGAGCGACTTAGATTGA